The [Clostridium] scindens ATCC 35704 nucleotide sequence TAATCCTCATCGACTTCAAGGCTCTTGGTCAGGTCAATTTCAACTTTCTGCCTTTCGTTGTAGAAGCTGGTGGAAGTTTCGGTCACCGCTACTTCCTGACCGGCATAGATAAGCTCAACCGAGTGAATTTCGTCATTGAGAACCATGCCATACGGAGCCGTGATTTCCTTTACTTCATATTTGCCAAGATACAGTTCCTTGCTGGTTGCCGTCCCGTCTGCACCTGTGGTAATGGTATCCACAACCTCGCCCTTAGAAGCCCGAAGAGTTCCATCCAGCGTATAGATGTCCTCGGCTGCGGTGATCTCATATACCGCACCTTCCAGACTGCCGACTGCAAAAACAGGCTGATACATTCCTCCGGCTTCCGTAACAGAGCTGAACACTTCACCGGACTTGGAAACGGTAATGGTTCCTTTCTGCGCTACGTTTTCCCTTACCACCTCAATGACGGTAATGCCGCTTTCCTCAGAAGAATCCTCCTGTACCACATCGAAATAGACGGGTTCATAGTTCAGAACATAGCCGTATGGAGCCTGTACTTCAACCAGGGAATATCCGGTTCCATACTCCAGTGTCTGCGGAGTGATCAGTTCGCCGTCTGCCGTAGTATAGAACGTGTCAATGGTTGTGACTTCCGGGTAAGTGAAAGTCATCGTTACCAGCTCGCCGTTCGGGTCATAGATCTGGAAACCGGCACCGGCATACGGGATGGTGTTGCCTGTTTCAGCGTCTTTCTTCACGATCTTGATATAGCTTTCAAAGTTGGCATTGTTGATGAGATAGCGGTAAATCTGTCCATCCGAATTGATAAACACATCAAACGGTTTCATCAGCTCACGGCCTTCCCAGCCGGATGTCTGCTTGACCGTATAGATCCCGTAGGGCAGGTCTTTTGTCTGGGCAAAACCATTCTCGTCACAAGTCAGAAGATCACGCTCACTGTCTTTGGCGTCGGCATAACTGTTTGCCGATTTCAAATAGACTTCAAATACTGCGCCTTCTTCGGGTGTTTCAATCTGGGTTTCTCCGTCATCGGTGTGTTTGATGATCGCAATCTTTCCCTTGATTACCTGTTCATTCACATCGTTGGCAGTGCTGTTCAGCTCTACGGTATAAAGCTCCGGCTCTGCCCCTACATGATGGATGGTTTCATCGAGCAGATAGCCTTCCGATGGGCTGATCTCACGGATACTCCAGTCATTGCCGCACACATAATAGTCTGTGGTAAACTGTCCGTTTCCGTCTGTGGTGTAAGTGTCAATCAGTTCCTCGCCCTTATAGATGCCATAAACTGCACCGGCAAGGGAAGCATCCCCCTGGGGTGTCCCGGTTTCAGCGTCTGTCTTTGTGACAGTTACATTGAATTTTTTGAGGATGTTGGTAAAGCTGCGCTCTGTGACCTTATTCCATTCCACCGGAGCGGTCTGGCTTGCCGGAACCACATAGCGGATGGCGGTATCTACTTCCTCAAGGACATACGGGGTATTGCCGCTGATCAGGATATTTTCAAATTTTGCCACACCCTCGGCATCGGTCACAGCATACTTATCTACCGGTAAGCCGCTTAATGATGTTCCGTAGAGGTGGAACGTCACGCCCTCAACCAGACTGTCCTCAGAAGTTTTTACAACCTCAAGGCTTCCTCTTTTCAGCGTATTGTTGAAGTTGACTGTGGTGGTCTTGCCGCCGATCAGCGTGATGGTCTGGGTTTCCTGCGGCTCATACTTATCAATGGACTGTTCCGTAATGGTGTAAGTGCCGGGGAACAATCCCTCCACAGTCAGATTGCCGTTTTCGTCTGTGGTAACGGTTTTGTTGAACTTCTCGCCCTTGATCGTAAAGGAAATACCTGCAACGACGCCATCTTCAGAAGTCTTTTTCAGTGCGATTGTACCGGTAGGTGTCTCCACATTCAGATATGCCTTTACTGCATCTGCATTTTCCACACCGGTCACAACATCCTGCAGGCTGGGATCACCATAGGCGATCAGTTTTGCGCTGCTGCTGACCGTTGGCACATTGCTTCTTGTGGCGGTGATCCTTACAGAACCGTCAAAGGCTGTTTCGGATGTGATCGTCAGCTTATTGCCGGATTTGGACACACGCACTTTACTGTCGGATGTGGCAAAGGAATAGTCAGCAAGGACACCATTGTTATCCGTCAGTGTCATAGTGTATTTCCCGTCCTGATAGGAAAGCTCTTTTGTGATGTCATCCGCACCACCCGACATAAAACTCGGAATGGTATTGTGTTTGGACAGCAGAGAAACGATCTGGTTATACACCTCAGCAGCACCGCTGTTGGGATAATTGGAACCAAAGTGCAGGCTGTACGCTTTCTGGCTGGTCTGCTGGTAAGCCCCTGTGGACTCACGGCATCCCGTCACAAATTCCCAGACAAGGGTCTGTGTGGCAAGCCATTTTTCATCATCACTTCCCGAAAGATGACTGCGGTTTCCCTGATAGCCATAGAGCAGGGCAAGTCCTACTGCTTTTTTCTGGCTGGAAGAAAGGGCATTCCATGTCTGGGAAGAATTTTTCTTGAGGGTATTGCCTGTTTTCAGCGGTACACCCGGCTGAATACAGAACGCATTATCACCGTCTACATACATACGGTACTTGTAACTGCCTGTTCCGCCTGCGGTATAACCGTCAAACACTGCACTGGAGTTATAGCGCATGGCATTTCCATTCCTGTCATAAGTGAAGTCAAAGGAAATCGTGCCAATATCTCCCGCAGCAAATGCTGTTGTCGCTGGCAGCACAGAGAAGGTTGTGACCGCAGCCATGACAAGGGCCGCAGCCTTTTTGAATAATTTGGGGAATTTCATACATTACCTCCTACTTTTTGTTTGTGAGTTTCTTTACTAACCGAAAAAAGCAGTCTATAACGATTGCCAATTTTTTCTTTCGGATAGTTTTGGTAGTAATTAGGGGGTGAGGTGTGGAGAGGGGGAAAGCGAAAATATGGCTATCCACACCAACAGGCAGACCTCGCCCTCGATGTGTGGCTATCGTTCCCGGTCTTTGTTTCGCTGCAGGTAGCGGTTGTAAAATTCCAGCGCCTTGACAACAAAATCCGATTCCCTGCCTCTGGGAACGCTCTTGGGAATGAGCTTGGTGATCCGTTCATCACGGAAAGCAGGTTTTTCCCTCTGGTTTGGCTTTTCTTCCTGCATGATCGACTGGATAACCTCATCTGTGAGTTTTCCGTCCTGCATGAACTTTTTCATTTTGATAGCCTGTGCAAGTGATGGGGTCGCATCGTTATACTGCATAGCTTCCAGAAGGGAATACTGCTGTTCATCGGACAGATAAGAGATTTCTACCGCCGGGCGAAAAGCAATCTGACGTTCATCTACCATCTGCAAAATTTCAGGAACAAGCTCGGTCAAGCGAATATATCGGAAAATCTGGTTTTTACTTTCACCAACCTTTTCGGCAAGTTCATCACTAGATTTTCTTCCTTGCAACTTGTTTCCCACTGGGGAACAAGTTAAATCTGTGCGCTGTCCTTGTCGATTCATTGCTTCCAGACGCATTTTATAGGCAAAGGCTTTCTCACTTGGTAAAATAGTTGATCTTTGCAGATTGGACTCCACCATCACAATAATGGCTTCGTCACGGGTCAGTTCCTTCACCTCGCATTTCAGAGTTTCAAGCCCGGCAATCTCACATGCCTTTTTGCGTCGGTGGCCGCTGATAAGCTCATACCGCCCATCCTCTTTCAGCCGAACCGTTGCCGGGGTCATCACTCCATTTCGCTTGATACTCTCAACAAGCTGTTCCATGTCCTCGTCCAGTAAAACTTTGAACGGATGATCTGGAAACTCGTCAATCTCCGCAATCGGAATGTCCCTTATCTTGCTCAGTTTGGCTTCCGCACGGCTTTCATCCGTCTGGAAAAGGTCATCGTATGCGGTCAGCTCGATTTTGTGTCCGTTGCTTCTCGCCAATTTCTGCCACCTCCTTTCCTAATTGTTCATAGGCAGCGGCTACCTTTCCGCTTTTGTCATAAGCAAAAATGCTCTTTCCCTCTGCGGTAGCTTCTACCGCACGGATAGAATGAGGGATTTCGGTATCAAAAACTTTGATCCTTTGCCCGTATGCACTTTTCACCGAAGCGGTAATTTCTTTTGAAATGTTGGTGCGGGGCATTACCATTGTCATCAGGATACCGTCTATCCGCAGTTTGGGATTGATCTGCCGCTTGACCATAGAAACCGAGCGAAGCAACAGCTCCAGACCTTTCGCTGAAAGATAGTGGGGCTGTGTTGGGATAACCACACTGTCAGCTGCCGCCAGAGCATTGATGGTGATCATGCCAAGAGAGGGCATACAGTCAATCAGTACATAGTCGTAATTCTTTTTGACCTCATTTACATAGGTTTTCAAGACACGCTCACGGCTCATGGCATTGATCAGCCTGACTTCAAAGCCAGACAGCTCAATATTAGACGGAAGCAGATCCACGCCCTCATGGTGATGCAGGATGCCTTGTGAAACATCAAAGGCTTTATCGTCAATAATGCTTTGCATCATGGTGGAAAGGGTTATAGGAATATCATCTGGTCTGCTGTACCCCAGGGCCATGGTTAAGTTAGCCTGTGCATCCGCATCAATCAGCAGAACTTTCTTTCCTTGCTTTGCCAGACTGACCCCCAGGTTGACTGCTGTGGTTGTTTTGCCCACACCGCCTTTTTGATTGGTCAGAGCAATCACTTTGCAATTTGACATAGGTGCATCCTCCTTTCTTTTAGATTTAGCCGCTTTGTCAGGGCGGCTATGTAAAGTTCCCCAGAACGTAAAAATAGTGTCTTCGACACTTCAACTCCCCTGCCCCTCAATCATGAGGGATAGGGGTTTCTTTTTGCTTCATTTTGCTTCATAATGGTCTTATGAATATCTTACAAAAAATTTTTATCGAACATTATGAAGAAATGATTTATCTTCAACATCCTCGTGATGCTATTGTTGAGAATGTAGAAAAAATGATTCATTGTGGCGATCCATCTTATGGTGGCGCCATGTATATTTGTCCCAATTGTGGTAATTTCAAATTTACTGCTTTTCGTTGTCATTCTCGCTTCTGTCCAACTTGTGGTAACATGTATTCCATTGACAGAACTACTGCTATGTCTTTTAAGATTATTGATGTACAACATCGGCATTGTGTTTTTACCATTGATGATTCTTTGCGGCCTTTTTTTCTTAAAGACCGTTCTCTTCTTAACTGCCTTTTTTCGGCAGTCAACAGCGTGATTTCTCGTATGTTCCATAAAGAAAATAAATCTGAATTATTTACTCCTGGATTTATTTGCGTCCTTCATACCTTTGGCAGAGATTTAAAATGGAATCCTCACATTCACTGCCTTGTTTCTGAAGGTGGTGTTGGTAATACTCTTTCCTGGCGACACTTCAAACATTTTAACTATCATTTTTTACGTGATGCGTTCCAAACTGCTCTTTTAAATGAACTCCATCAAAAAATAGGTCCAGCTTTCAAAAAAGTAAAATCTGCTATCTATGCAAAAGATAAAAATGGTTTTTATGTTCGCGCCATGCCTAACAAGTGTAATCCTTCTCAGGTTATCAAATATATCGGTCGTTATCTTGGCAGACCTGTTATTGCTACTTCTCGCATTGATTCTTACGATGGTGATTTTGTCACCTTCCATTACAACCGTCATGAAGACAATAAACTTATTACAGAAACTGTTCCTGTTTTGGAATTCATTGACCGCTTAACACAACACATCCCTGAAAAACATTTTAAAATGATTCGCTATTATGGTATTTACGCTCGTCACCGTAATTCTGACAATTTTTTACGAAAAGCCATTTCCAGAGAAAAACATAACTTTTTTCTTTCACTCAATAGGTGGCGTGATTCAATCTTACATTCTTTTGGTTACGATCCTTTAAAATGTCCGAACTGTGGAAAAACCATGCTATTTTTAGAACTATATTTTAATCATAATCCTGTTCCTTTGCATGAATTATACGAAAAGGCTATGCAAAAACATAGATGTCGTTCGCCTGCCTCGTTTTCATATCTTCCAAAACCTCTTTTCTCATGATAAACTCAATATATCTTAAGAACGGAGGCCACACTATGAAACGTATAACAGAAGCAGAACTCGCAAAGGAACTAAGGGAACAGTACATTAAAAATCCACCAGAAGGTATGACTTCTAAAGAAGTCCATGACATGAGTGACGACGAACTTCTGGATATGGATTATTTCTTACATGAATTTGATAACCTTGATGATGACGATTTTGGTGAAGAGGGCTTTTACATCTTTTAATCCAAACCGTCTGATTCACTATGCCCGCTTTTGAGCGGGCTATTTTAGTCCCCAAGTTCTCCGAAAGGAGAACTTTCCTATAAAGCAAAAAAGCCGACTGGTTTTTATACCAATCGGCTATGTAATAATTCTCCATATTCAGTTCTTAACCTTTGCAGCAAACAGCTCCCGTATGTTATCTGTATCCCACTGATCTGGAAACAGCACCGCCATAATCCGAAAAGCATCGTAGAGTCCTGCTATATATGCGTGGGTGGCATATTCACAATCTTCTTTGTCCCGGCACTCCAATAGGTGGTTGCAGACTTCCCGTTGTTCCTTTGTTAAATCCAACCGGAGATACTCCATTTCCGCAATTCCTTCGTTTTCAGAGTCTTTCTGATAAGTCATATCTGCTTCCAATAGTGAACGGATTGTTTGCTCCCGTAGTGTTTCAACAGCTACTTTGAATAATTCTTTTAGGTCTATTTCATTCATCCTGCCCTCCCACATAAACTGTTTTTATTTTTTTGAGAGGAGCATTGATTACCTTAAAAATCAGTTCATCGACACAATCTGTATATCGGCCTTGTTGGATCAACAGATTTTTCAATTCTACAAGGCTTTGAAGTAAAAGACTTCTATCGTGGCTATCCACATAAACATGAAATGTTTTTTCTCTCATACGATGCACCTCCTTACAGCATCATTATACGAGAAGCGCTGTACCCACTCAAATATGCCAGCAAAAGGACGGAATAAACTTCAAAAAAAAGCCTTTTACTCGGTAACATTCGCCCATCCAATTAGCAAGGCTTTTTGCATGATTTTTCGGCAAATTAGCAGGAGAGGCAATTTGATTAGCAAAAATCGAGAATTTTCTGCTAATCATTAGCAAGCTAATCGGTGACAAAAATCAATCGTTCGAGTTAAGCAAGGTTGCTTCCGATTAGCAAAAATGCTTCCTGCTAATCGCTGTTTGCTATTTGTTCTATTTTCCTCGGAAAATAGAAAACGCCGAAAACCTTGAAAAATCAACGTTTTCGGCGGAGTTTTTGGCGTCGCTAAGAGGATTTGAACCTCTGACCTACCGCTTAGGAGGCGGTCGCTCTATCCAGCTGAGCTATAGCGACATCTAGAAAATCTATATTTAATTTTACTTGTTACCTGTTCCCTTTGCCTCCAAGGTGTATGTTTCAACACTTTCTTAGGAGGCACTTGTTATATCCATTTAACTAAGGGAACATGTACTATTTTGTTTATTTACTCAGGAGAGCACCTTAGTGCCCTCCTATTATACTTCAAACTGGTATCAATTGTCAATTACTTAAAATTAATCCTTCCCTGCATCCATATATTTCCTTTGAATCTTCTCCCCACTGCAGGCTCTCCTACTACGTCCTTTACAGGCACGCATACGTCAAAAGTCAGTTCATTGACCTCCAGCTTCATGATATACAGTTCCTCTTTTGTATACTCATTTTCCATCTGCTGGAATTCAAGAATCTCTCCCATGATAGAATAACAGTCGCATTCCACCCCATAGGGCATGATATATGTATCCACAATACTGAATACATCTTCGCTTATCAGCCTTCTTGATACTTCTGAGTATGTATCAATATCATCGAGAGTCAGGCTTTCAATTGCCACGGGGTCGCCGCTTTTGGCCGCGCTTAAGAGCATCATCCTGTTATGCGTCTCCTCCTGCTGTCTCTTTTCCTGCTCCTTATCCTTTGATACAGGGAACAAGACTGTTCCCCCATTACAAAGGCCTGACAAAGTCACGGAAGTATATTTGATGCTGTTTTTGGACAGTTGTTTTTCCTTTAAATATTCCACCGTATTCTGAAGGTAGAATATCAGGCTGATTCCTATCTTGATATCTTCGCATATCCCTACATATGCTTCCCGGTCCATTCTTCGCTCTACAAAAACATCTGCATGAGAGGTTATTCCTGTACCGAAAAAGTATGGATAGTAATATTGACGGTCAAACCATTCATCTATATCCATGTCGCCGCATAGGGCCAGGCCTATTCCCGCGCCAAACTCTTTCTGGTATTCGCAGAAGTCCATTTCGTCTCCCCTGGATATAAGGTTATGCTGGGTAAATGACTCTTCTGTCAGCCTTAGGATTGCATTTAATTCTCTTTTGCTTTTGATATTTCCAAATCCAATTGCTTTCAGGTATTGATGCATATCATATTCCTTACAAAATTATTTTTTAGGTATGAGTCTTGTAGTTCCACCCATATATGGCTGTAAAACTTCCGGAATCTTAACGGATCCATCTGCCTGAAGATTATTTTCAAGGAATGCTATCAGCATTCTCGGAGGCGCAGCTACCGTATTATTCAGCGTATGTGCGAAATATTTGCTATCCTCGCCTTTTACGCGGATTCCAAGTCTTCTTGCCTGGGCATCCCCGAGATTAGAGCAGCTTCCCACCTCAAAATATTTCTTCTGTCTTGGGGACCATGCTTCTACATCGCAAGATTTTACTTTCAGATCTGCCAGGTCACCGGAGCAGCACTCAAGAGTACGTACAGGAATATCCATTGAACGGAACAGATCTACCGTATTCTGCCATAATTTATCGTACCACATCTTGCTTTCTTCCGGCTTGCAGACAACTATCATTTCCTGTTTTTCAAACTGGTGAATTCTATATACTCCACGTTCCTCGATTCCATGAGCGCCTTTCTCCTTACGGAAGCATGGAGAATAACTGGTTAGTGTCTGTGGAAGCTGGTCTTCTGTAAGCATAGTATCAATGAATTTTCCAATCATGGAATGCTCGCTTGTTCCGATCAGATATAAGTCTTCTCCTTCAATCTTATACATCATGGCATCCATTTCGGCAAAACTCATAACACCGGTAACTACATTGCTGCGGATCATGAATGGCGGAATACAGTAGGTAAATCCGCGGCCAATCATAAAGTCGCGTGCATAAGACAGCACAGCAGAATGAAGCCTTGCAATATCTCCCATCAGATAGTAAAAGCCATTTCCCGCAACCCTTCCTGCACTCTCAAGATCGATTCCGCTAAAACTTTCCATGATTTCTGTATGGTATGGAATCTCGAAATCTGGTACCACCGGCTCGCCAAACTTCTCTATTTCAACATTTTCGTTGTCGTCTTTTCCAATTGGTACGGAAGGATCAATGATATTCGGAATCGTCATCATGATCTTCTTAATCTTTGCTTCAACGTCCTTTTCTTCTGTGGAAAGAGATTCTAATCTGTCAGCATTCTCCTGAACCTTTTTCTTTAATTCTTCTGCCTCATCTTTCTTTCCCTGTGCCATGCATGCGCCGATTTCCTTAGAAATCTTATTCCTGTCAGCACGAAGCGCTTCTACTTCCTGCTTAATATCCCTGTTTCTCTTATCCAATTCCAGCACTTCGTCAACTAATGGCAGTTTTTCATCCTGAAATTTCTTTTTAATATTTTCCTTTACTACATCAGGATTCATTCTTACAAATTTAATGTCTAACATATATATATCCTCCTCATTTCTTATATATTATCTCTTTATCCTATTTTCCTTTAATATTTTTAGCGTCTATATCGTAGGCATCCTTGAATATAGCCTTATCAAGCGCTTCTGCCTCTTCTTCCGCTAATTCTACATAACTTTCTCCCTTTACGATCTCTTTAACATAGGTGTAGCAGCCCTCTCTGCTGTGCATAGCGTTAATGACCCATCCGCTATTATTGCCATCCAGCATTGCCAGCGCAAAACTTAATTTGCCACCCATTTCATTAAAAGCGTCATATTTGACAATTCCTAATTTCTGATAATCGTTCTCCATCTTTTTGCTGATTTCCCTGATATCAAGACGGTTCTGCTTGGTAATTTTAAGGATGGCATCTACCTCCGAGAACTTGTCCTTCATGCTCTCTTCTAAAGTCTTTCCATCTTTCCCACGCATAAACGAGGCATAACTACTTTTTAATCTATTATACTTCATCGTCACGTTCACGTATAGCACAAACAGC carries:
- a CDS encoding SpaA isopeptide-forming pilin-related protein; the protein is MKFPKLFKKAAALVMAAVTTFSVLPATTAFAAGDIGTISFDFTYDRNGNAMRYNSSAVFDGYTAGGTGSYKYRMYVDGDNAFCIQPGVPLKTGNTLKKNSSQTWNALSSSQKKAVGLALLYGYQGNRSHLSGSDDEKWLATQTLVWEFVTGCRESTGAYQQTSQKAYSLHFGSNYPNSGAAEVYNQIVSLLSKHNTIPSFMSGGADDITKELSYQDGKYTMTLTDNNGVLADYSFATSDSKVRVSKSGNKLTITSETAFDGSVRITATRSNVPTVSSSAKLIAYGDPSLQDVVTGVENADAVKAYLNVETPTGTIALKKTSEDGVVAGISFTIKGEKFNKTVTTDENGNLTVEGLFPGTYTITEQSIDKYEPQETQTITLIGGKTTTVNFNNTLKRGSLEVVKTSEDSLVEGVTFHLYGTSLSGLPVDKYAVTDAEGVAKFENILISGNTPYVLEEVDTAIRYVVPASQTAPVEWNKVTERSFTNILKKFNVTVTKTDAETGTPQGDASLAGAVYGIYKGEELIDTYTTDGNGQFTTDYYVCGNDWSIREISPSEGYLLDETIHHVGAEPELYTVELNSTANDVNEQVIKGKIAIIKHTDDGETQIETPEEGAVFEVYLKSANSYADAKDSERDLLTCDENGFAQTKDLPYGIYTVKQTSGWEGRELMKPFDVFINSDGQIYRYLINNANFESYIKIVKKDAETGNTIPYAGAGFQIYDPNGELVTMTFTYPEVTTIDTFYTTADGELITPQTLEYGTGYSLVEVQAPYGYVLNYEPVYFDVVQEDSSEESGITVIEVVRENVAQKGTITVSKSGEVFSSVTEAGGMYQPVFAVGSLEGAVYEITAAEDIYTLDGTLRASKGEVVDTITTGADGTATSKELYLGKYEVKEITAPYGMVLNDEIHSVELIYAGQEVAVTETSTSFYNERQKVEIDLTKSLEVDEDYGVGNNGEIFDVSFGLYAAEELTAADGTTIPADGLIEVITLDENGHGKAVSDLPMGSYYVQEINTNAAYLKNETKYPVVFEYAGQETAVVSITANEGEAIENDLIYGSVSGKKSDEDGNALGGALIGIFKTGTEEFTTETAIATTTSEDDGSFSFAKVPYGNWIIREIESPTGYVLSDEEIPVTISKVDEVVEIELVNAFITGSIELTKVDEDYPDNKLTGAVFEVYADKNGDGKLDDGDELLGEMGELGDGVYQMSNLRYGKYLVREKTAPEGFLLDENVYPVSIEEDGKVYTVENEAGVGFINGAQKGSLKIVKTSSDKKVEGFSFRVTGTNGYDQTFKTDKNGEIFIEGLRIGEYTVSEVSDSVSSGYILPADKQVTIKVDETATVEMHNELRETPKTGDDFNPALWIGLAAVSMLGAGVLGFVGFKNKKKKED
- a CDS encoding ParB/RepB/Spo0J family partition protein yields the protein MARSNGHKIELTAYDDLFQTDESRAEAKLSKIRDIPIAEIDEFPDHPFKVLLDEDMEQLVESIKRNGVMTPATVRLKEDGRYELISGHRRKKACEIAGLETLKCEVKELTRDEAIIVMVESNLQRSTILPSEKAFAYKMRLEAMNRQGQRTDLTCSPVGNKLQGRKSSDELAEKVGESKNQIFRYIRLTELVPEILQMVDERQIAFRPAVEISYLSDEQQYSLLEAMQYNDATPSLAQAIKMKKFMQDGKLTDEVIQSIMQEEKPNQREKPAFRDERITKLIPKSVPRGRESDFVVKALEFYNRYLQRNKDRER
- a CDS encoding ParA family protein, producing MSNCKVIALTNQKGGVGKTTTAVNLGVSLAKQGKKVLLIDADAQANLTMALGYSRPDDIPITLSTMMQSIIDDKAFDVSQGILHHHEGVDLLPSNIELSGFEVRLINAMSRERVLKTYVNEVKKNYDYVLIDCMPSLGMITINALAAADSVVIPTQPHYLSAKGLELLLRSVSMVKRQINPKLRIDGILMTMVMPRTNISKEITASVKSAYGQRIKVFDTEIPHSIRAVEATAEGKSIFAYDKSGKVAAAYEQLGKEVAEIGEKQRTQNRADRIR
- a CDS encoding IS91 family transposase, with the protein product MNILQKIFIEHYEEMIYLQHPRDAIVENVEKMIHCGDPSYGGAMYICPNCGNFKFTAFRCHSRFCPTCGNMYSIDRTTAMSFKIIDVQHRHCVFTIDDSLRPFFLKDRSLLNCLFSAVNSVISRMFHKENKSELFTPGFICVLHTFGRDLKWNPHIHCLVSEGGVGNTLSWRHFKHFNYHFLRDAFQTALLNELHQKIGPAFKKVKSAIYAKDKNGFYVRAMPNKCNPSQVIKYIGRYLGRPVIATSRIDSYDGDFVTFHYNRHEDNKLITETVPVLEFIDRLTQHIPEKHFKMIRYYGIYARHRNSDNFLRKAISREKHNFFLSLNRWRDSILHSFGYDPLKCPNCGKTMLFLELYFNHNPVPLHELYEKAMQKHRCRSPASFSYLPKPLFS
- a CDS encoding DUF3881 family protein, whose product is MHQYLKAIGFGNIKSKRELNAILRLTEESFTQHNLISRGDEMDFCEYQKEFGAGIGLALCGDMDIDEWFDRQYYYPYFFGTGITSHADVFVERRMDREAYVGICEDIKIGISLIFYLQNTVEYLKEKQLSKNSIKYTSVTLSGLCNGGTVLFPVSKDKEQEKRQQEETHNRMMLLSAAKSGDPVAIESLTLDDIDTYSEVSRRLISEDVFSIVDTYIMPYGVECDCYSIMGEILEFQQMENEYTKEELYIMKLEVNELTFDVCVPVKDVVGEPAVGRRFKGNIWMQGRINFK
- the serS gene encoding serine--tRNA ligase, with amino-acid sequence MLDIKFVRMNPDVVKENIKKKFQDEKLPLVDEVLELDKRNRDIKQEVEALRADRNKISKEIGACMAQGKKDEAEELKKKVQENADRLESLSTEEKDVEAKIKKIMMTIPNIIDPSVPIGKDDNENVEIEKFGEPVVPDFEIPYHTEIMESFSGIDLESAGRVAGNGFYYLMGDIARLHSAVLSYARDFMIGRGFTYCIPPFMIRSNVVTGVMSFAEMDAMMYKIEGEDLYLIGTSEHSMIGKFIDTMLTEDQLPQTLTSYSPCFRKEKGAHGIEERGVYRIHQFEKQEMIVVCKPEESKMWYDKLWQNTVDLFRSMDIPVRTLECCSGDLADLKVKSCDVEAWSPRQKKYFEVGSCSNLGDAQARRLGIRVKGEDSKYFAHTLNNTVAAPPRMLIAFLENNLQADGSVKIPEVLQPYMGGTTRLIPKK
- a CDS encoding DUF4446 family protein; the protein is MESSILKKLAIDPAFIFLFILILIVVLFVLYVNVTMKYNRLKSSYASFMRGKDGKTLEESMKDKFSEVDAILKITKQNRLDIREISKKMENDYQKLGIVKYDAFNEMGGKLSFALAMLDGNNSGWVINAMHSREGCYTYVKEIVKGESYVELAEEEAEALDKAIFKDAYDIDAKNIKGK